Proteins encoded within one genomic window of Eurosta solidaginis isolate ZX-2024a chromosome 1, ASM4086904v1, whole genome shotgun sequence:
- the Mayo gene encoding adhesion G-protein coupled receptor G7, which yields MHSLAMNLKVLIILFVIITLTTPKIASALLRSFDTNVKSDEDDIERVDAQKVLPVIRPSSTVDFNLKALPNTATSSNAAIVTLRPYNGDDKPAASLIDVVVLNSTASAHAYIADSSQETQDSSSGDGNVFIPLERHNGTESVRNHSAKHAKYCEPEVFEHDYLIVENRTHSNTNYWKRAHIGERAGLREVCLKPNGLPLTRLCRYNAQRRSAEWEDIRNWTRIICMRQTRECILSDKLNALHERLLENRQLLGDVHKRGQVTSQLYGMLKEINFKLLPADVHLASQILQEVSTAAKDTELSVDVVRICDRLMSSDHQVLRISADLNSTNSILDTFEQYMDELAARQVPTTSCASKLTTTIVSRPSVGAAATDNVASSYARAVEEIKMGYLGVRAHISTNISVFFVNPSCSNISGIAVYAPLPTQHLSVANGPTAMQGLTASASSSHVRTTHSLFNAAVANFRYRFIYMNESVSAITQEDGLQVAGFLPESLWQHVRSALLAKGKEPVIVFKVYGHDALFVDPSLVQTKKPFSKILSISIPGYTEQFPEPLSFLLRNRYEYMDPSLIAQAGTGCGYWNYSTWVNNGVKTDIKDMLKQTIIECRTQHLTQFSFLLGGTYRQNDFSDEVLITPIHLRALDIISLIGCSLSLLGLLGIWITGLLFKSWRSLASTKVLLNLCVALTLQMVIFLFINTKDMSAELVEDRLYINCILLGAFMQYSILVLFAWMLIIAVLQFQRYVTVIGIERPKHYIFKSAILAWGLPLLPTILLACMDPKSFIPSEYELQTNSGICYPSGLGLTLGVVLPVTSVVIANFTIFIYVFYSISHTLNQAMHRSEKKMIVKQIRLSVLLFFLLGISWIFGLFAYMQAGIIFSYIFCLTATLQGFVLFIYFVLLDEAPRNAWLTLINPQRKKKTDKRTKELQSMTTTTALESGGCSRETFNREHRVEKGNGNTPHQVKGEEQKITR from the exons ATGCATTCTTTGGCAATGAATTTGAAAGTATTAATAATATTATTTGTCATTATAACGCTGACGACACCAAAAATTGCCAGTGCACTTCTAAGATCTTTTGACACAAATGTTAAAAGTGATGAAGATGATATCGAGCGCGTTGACGCCCAAAAAGTGTTACCGGTGATAAGACCATCTTCTACAGTGGACTTTAATTTGAAGGCGTTACCCAATACTGCAACCTCATCAAATGCAGCAATAGTAACGCTTAGACCTTACAATGGTGACGATAAACCAGCGGCCTCACTCATTGATGTAGTCGTCTTAAATTCAACTGCAAGCGCGCATGCTTATATTGCTGATAGCAGTCAGGAAACGCAGGATAGTAGCAGTGGCGATGGTAATGTGTTCATACCTTTAGAGCGCCATAATGGCACAGAGAGTGTACGCAACCATAGCGCAAAGCATGCAAAATATTGCGAACCGGAAGTTTTCGAACACGATTATCTAATTGTGGAAAATCGCACACATTCCAATACCAACTATTGGAAGCGGGCACATATTGGCGAGCGTGCAGGTCTACGCGAAGTTTGCCTCAAACCGAATGGCTTGCCTTTGACGCGCCTATGCCGCTACAATGCACAACGCCGCTCTGCCGAATGGGAAGATATACGAAATTGGACGCGCATTATTTGTATGCGGCAAACGCGCGAATGCATATTGAGTGACAAATTAAATGCGCTTCATGAGCGCTTACTTGAAAACCGTCAATTGTTGGGCGATGTGCATAAGCGCGGTCAAGTGACTTCACAATTGTATGGAATGTTGAAGGAAATAAACTTTAAACTTTTACCCGCCGATGTACATTTAGCATCACAAATATTGCAAGAGGTTTCTACAGCAGCAAAGGATACAGAGCTGTCAGTGGATGTAGTGAGAATTTGTGATCGTTTGATGTCGAGCGATCATCAGGTATTACGCATATCGGCTGATTTGAATTCAACCAATTCTATATTAGATACTTTTGAACAATATATGGATGAGCTAGCTGCGCGTCAAGTACCAACAACAAGCTGTGCCAGCAAATTAACAACCACAATCGTGTCACGACCGAGCGTAGGTGCGGCTGCGACTGATAATGTAGCAAGTAGTTACGCCAGAGCGGTGGAAGAGATTAAAATGGGTTATTTGGGTGTACGCGCGCATATATCAACCAATATTAGCGTATTTTTTGTAAATCCCAGTTGCTCTAATATATCTGGCATTGCTGTATATGCGCCATTGCCTACACAGCACTTAAGCGTAGCTAATGGGCCTACTGCAATGCAGGGACTAACAGCAAGCGCATCGTCATCACATGTGCGCACGACACATTCACTTTTCAACGCAGCGGTTGCAAACTTTCGTTATCGTTTTATATATATGAATGAGTCGGTGTCGGCGATCACGCAGGAGGATGGTTTACAAGTTGCAGGATTTTTACCTGAGAGCCTGTGGCAACATGTGCGCTCTGCGTTGCTGGCGAAGGGTAAAGAACCGGTGATTGTGTTTAAAGTTTATGGACATGACGCTCTCTTTGTTGATCCGTCGTTGGTGCAAACGAAAAAGCCTTTCAGCAAAATTCTTTCAATTTCTATACCAGGATATACAG AACAATTCCCGGAGCCATTGTCCTTCCTCTTACGTAATCGTTACGAATATATGGATCCATCACTTATAGCACAAGCCGGGACCGGCTGTGGTTATTGGAACTATTCAACTTGGGTGAATAATGGCGTTAAAACCGATATTAAAGATATGCTCAAACAAACTATAATCGAATGCCGTACACAACATTTAACACAATTTTCATTCCTGCTAGGCGGTACATACAGACAAAACGATTTTAGCGATGAAGTACTCATAACGCCTATACATTTGCGCGCCTTAGATATTATATCGCTTATAGGTTGCTCGCTATCGCTGCTTGGGTTGCTGGGTATTTGGATAACTGGGCTATTATTTAAAAGTTGGCGTTCACTTGCTTCGACTAAAGTTTTACTTAATCTTTGCGTGGCGCTTACATTACAAATGGTGATATTCCTATTCATTAATACTAAGGATATGTCAGCCGAGTTGGTAGAAGATCGCCTCTATATAAATTGCATATTATTGGGAGCTTTTATGCAATATTCGATTTTGGTACTATTCGCTTGGATGCTAATCATAGCTGTATTGCAATTTCAACGTTATGTTACAGTTATCGGTATCGAACGTCCCAAACATTATATTTTCAAATCAGCAATACTAGCATGGGGCTTACCGCTTTTGCCTACAATTTTATTGGCTTGCATGGATCCGAAATCGTTCATACCTAGCGAATATGAGTTACAAACAAATAGTGGCATATGCTATCCGAGCGGTTTGGGTCTTACGCTGGGTGTGGTGCTACCAGTTACAAGTGTTGTAATCGCTAACTTcacaatatttatttatgttttctaCAGCATTTCGCATACGTTAAATCAAGCGATGCATCGTAGTGAGAAGAAAATGATTGTTAAGCAGATACGATTATCGGTGTTGCTCTTCTTCTTGCTGGGTATCTCATGGATCTTCGGTTTGTTTGCATATATGCAAGCTGGtataatattttcatatattttctgttTAACGGCAACACTGCAAGGATTTGttttattcatatattttgtgCTGTTGGACGAAGCTCCACGTAATGCTTGGTTGACCTTAATAAATCCGCAACGTAAAAAGAAAACTGACAAACGTACAAAAGAACTGCAATCGATGACAACTACAACTGCATTGGAGAGTGGCGGTTGTTCACGCGAAACTTTCAATAGAGAGCACAGAGTTGAAAAAGGAAACGGAAATACTCCGCATCAAGTTAAAGGAGAAGAGCAAAAGATAACGAGGTGA